One Terriglobales bacterium DNA segment encodes these proteins:
- a CDS encoding ATP-binding protein, with protein sequence MRKYFQQPSVGLALVLIATASAILAGWHFRIPWLKGSMLGTYVAPTTALCFILLSAVILFFATENRFAVWLGYLISASVLVFSFATLIEWITQLDFGIDRIFFAHRLSDWDLPYPGRFSVNSGVAFILASSSLLTIRRTFASVVGETLAGLILLVSYLSLIGYVYSIPALYSIGNVMALTTALLFAILSVAILYCGNRHLVRIISSPYAGGIVSRRFISAVLLTMPLLGWIAIQIRVHNLLSREMNIALLVLASVLIFTILTLRTATALNEIDRQRLQTQDALRYSEQLQADALQQIKVNLKRLELIESSVGLGTWEFDPLTGMSHWPPGISAVWGLPRREHRVTLDEFKSRIYPDDRENVVRTVENALKERDNYDLEFRVIWPDLSIHWLSARGTVIRAADGTATKVLGIALDVTERHQTEKALRESEKLAATGRLAATIAHEINNPLEAVVNLVFLAKNDPSLATEARNLLDAADVELARVSHMVRQTLGFYRDSSKPVWVDVSETVVQIVNLYRNKLQRKNVQLDMETSPARMHGFEGELRQVISNLISNAIDAVPLDGHVTIRVRQLRNHVSITVGDNGHGISPENRERLFQPFFTTKRDIGTGLGLWVSKGIIEKHRGHIRFRSSTRPGASGTIFSIRLPLDNSSAIAQTAALAG encoded by the coding sequence ATGAGGAAATACTTCCAACAACCTAGCGTCGGACTGGCGCTTGTACTTATTGCAACCGCGTCGGCCATCCTCGCCGGATGGCATTTCCGTATCCCGTGGTTGAAAGGGTCCATGCTGGGCACCTATGTGGCCCCAACCACCGCGCTCTGCTTCATCCTGTTATCGGCAGTCATCCTGTTTTTTGCCACTGAAAACAGATTCGCCGTTTGGCTCGGCTACCTGATTTCCGCCTCCGTCCTGGTCTTTAGTTTTGCCACTCTTATCGAATGGATTACCCAGCTCGACTTCGGCATCGACAGAATCTTCTTCGCCCATCGCCTCTCGGACTGGGACTTACCGTACCCCGGACGCTTCTCGGTAAATTCGGGGGTTGCGTTCATCCTCGCGTCGTCATCGCTTCTTACCATTCGACGCACGTTCGCATCCGTAGTGGGCGAAACACTTGCCGGACTGATCCTCCTGGTCTCTTACCTTAGCCTGATCGGCTACGTATATTCGATTCCGGCACTCTACTCCATCGGCAACGTTATGGCGTTGACGACGGCCCTGCTTTTCGCAATCCTCTCCGTAGCTATCCTGTACTGCGGAAATCGCCATCTAGTACGGATTATCTCCAGCCCATACGCCGGCGGAATCGTCTCGCGCCGTTTCATCAGCGCGGTCCTGCTTACCATGCCGCTGCTGGGATGGATTGCCATCCAGATTCGCGTCCACAATCTCCTTTCGCGCGAGATGAACATCGCGCTGCTCGTATTGGCTTCTGTCCTGATCTTCACCATCCTTACCCTTCGCACCGCCACCGCACTCAATGAGATCGACCGTCAGCGGCTCCAGACTCAAGACGCCCTCCGGTACTCCGAGCAACTTCAGGCCGACGCCCTCCAGCAGATCAAGGTCAACCTCAAGCGACTGGAACTGATCGAAAGTTCCGTCGGACTTGGGACATGGGAATTCGATCCCCTTACCGGCATGTCGCACTGGCCGCCGGGCATTTCGGCTGTATGGGGACTGCCGCGCCGCGAGCACCGAGTCACCCTTGATGAATTCAAGAGCCGAATTTACCCGGATGATCGCGAAAACGTCGTGCGTACGGTTGAGAACGCGCTCAAAGAACGCGACAACTATGACCTGGAATTCCGTGTCATCTGGCCCGATCTAAGCATTCACTGGCTATCCGCGCGGGGTACAGTCATCCGGGCCGCCGACGGTACGGCAACCAAGGTCTTGGGCATCGCTCTCGACGTCACCGAACGCCACCAGACCGAGAAGGCCCTGCGCGAGTCAGAAAAACTCGCCGCCACCGGACGCCTCGCCGCTACCATCGCCCACGAGATCAACAATCCACTGGAGGCTGTGGTCAACCTCGTGTTCCTGGCGAAGAACGATCCCTCACTTGCCACCGAGGCGCGCAATCTCCTCGATGCCGCCGATGTGGAACTCGCTCGTGTCAGCCACATGGTTCGCCAGACGCTCGGCTTTTATCGCGACTCCTCCAAGCCCGTATGGGTCGATGTCTCCGAGACCGTCGTGCAGATCGTCAATCTGTACCGGAACAAGCTTCAGCGGAAAAATGTCCAGCTCGATATGGAAACCAGCCCGGCGCGCATGCACGGATTCGAAGGCGAACTCCGCCAGGTCATCTCCAACCTGATCAGTAATGCCATCGACGCCGTTCCCCTCGACGGCCATGTCACCATACGCGTGCGCCAGCTGCGTAACCACGTGTCCATCACCGTCGGCGACAATGGACACGGTATCTCACCCGAAAACCGCGAACGCCTCTTTCAGCCTTTCTTTACGACCAAGCGCGACATCGGAACCGGCCTCGGCCTCTGGGTTTCCAAGGGCATCATTGAGAAGCACCGCGGACACATTCGCTTCCGCTCAAGTACTCGTCCCGGCGCTTCGGGAACAATCTTCAGCATCCGTCTGCCGCTCGACAATTCTTCGGCCATTGCGCAGACCGCCGCCCTCGCCGGATAG
- a CDS encoding 2-oxoacid:acceptor oxidoreductase family protein, whose product MQLTEIRVAGFGGQGVILAAAVIGKAASIFEGGFSTMTQNFGPEARGGACSAQVITSDQPVLYPYVTSPDILVVMSQEAYSKFSPEVKPKGMLIIEQDLVRIGNVPEGTRIYSCPATRIAEELGKRMVLNVVMVGFFAAVSGTLKPESLREAVLDSVPPAFKELNAKAFEAGYKYGTEHPEAMPQHATSHALEVEV is encoded by the coding sequence ATGCAATTAACGGAAATCCGGGTCGCAGGTTTTGGCGGACAAGGTGTAATTCTGGCGGCGGCGGTGATCGGGAAAGCGGCGTCGATCTTCGAAGGTGGCTTCTCGACGATGACGCAGAACTTTGGTCCGGAAGCTCGCGGCGGAGCTTGTAGCGCGCAGGTGATCACGTCCGATCAACCGGTGCTCTATCCCTATGTGACAAGCCCCGACATTCTTGTGGTGATGTCGCAGGAGGCGTACTCGAAGTTTTCGCCTGAAGTGAAGCCGAAGGGAATGCTGATCATTGAGCAGGACCTGGTGCGGATCGGCAATGTGCCGGAAGGCACGCGGATCTATAGCTGTCCGGCCACTCGCATCGCCGAAGAACTCGGCAAGCGCATGGTGCTGAACGTGGTGATGGTCGGTTTCTTCGCGGCTGTGAGCGGGACGTTGAAGCCGGAGTCTCTACGCGAAGCGGTGCTGGATTCGGTGCCGCCAGCCTTCAAGGAACTGAATGCGAAGGCTTTCGAAGCAGGCTACAAATACGGAACCGAACATCCGGAAGCCATGCCTCAGCATGCAACCTCGCATGCACTGGAAGTTGAAGTTTAG
- a CDS encoding 2-oxoacid:ferredoxin oxidoreductase subunit beta: protein MTMMIANPVEQFLRSDRMPHIWCPGCGIGTTVNCFTRALLDSKVDLDNVAIVSGIGCSGRVAGYVKLDSFHTTHGRAIPFATGMKLANPKLNVVVYSGDGDLSAIGGNHLIHAARRNVDIKVICVNNLIYAMTGGQTAPTTPSDVITSTNPYGTFDPTFNLPHLMEAAGAVYVARWTTYHVRQITRSVQEAFAKPGFSFIEILSPCPTLYQRRNRMGDGLDTMKFYKEKSKVKHGAPTNEVGLTKSGEIIVGKFVDRQRPHFNDMMREQMQHSLGDRYVDEVAANLSLDGGCSDGGCGIGESSCN, encoded by the coding sequence ATGACAATGATGATTGCAAATCCGGTAGAGCAATTTCTGCGCAGCGATCGCATGCCGCACATCTGGTGTCCCGGGTGCGGAATTGGAACGACGGTAAATTGCTTTACGCGCGCGCTGCTGGATTCCAAGGTTGACCTGGATAACGTGGCGATCGTAAGCGGTATCGGTTGTTCCGGGCGCGTAGCGGGCTACGTGAAACTCGATTCATTCCACACTACGCATGGCCGCGCGATTCCGTTTGCGACGGGCATGAAGCTGGCAAACCCGAAGCTGAACGTGGTTGTGTACTCGGGTGACGGCGACCTGAGCGCGATTGGCGGCAATCACCTGATCCACGCGGCACGCCGCAATGTGGACATCAAGGTGATCTGCGTTAATAACCTGATCTATGCAATGACGGGCGGCCAGACGGCTCCGACGACCCCGTCGGATGTGATCACTTCCACGAATCCGTACGGAACCTTCGATCCGACGTTTAACCTGCCTCATCTGATGGAAGCGGCGGGCGCGGTTTACGTCGCACGCTGGACCACTTACCACGTTCGGCAGATCACTCGATCGGTACAGGAAGCTTTCGCAAAGCCGGGCTTCAGCTTCATCGAAATTCTTTCGCCATGTCCGACGCTCTACCAGCGCCGAAACCGCATGGGCGACGGACTGGATACGATGAAGTTCTACAAAGAGAAGAGCAAGGTCAAGCACGGCGCACCGACGAACGAAGTTGGGCTGACGAAGAGCGGGGAGATCATCGTGGGCAAGTTCGTTGATCGCCAGCGCCCGCACTTCAACGACATGATGCGCGAACAGATGCAGCACTCGCTGGGCGACCGTTACGTGGACGAAGTGGCAGCGAATCTTTCGCTGGACGGCGGATGCAGCGACGGCGGCTGCGGAATTGGGGAATCGTCATGCAATTAA
- a CDS encoding 2-oxoacid:acceptor oxidoreductase subunit alpha, producing MKADPKGVLTGVHFIDGDHACCEGALAAGARFSAGYPITPSTEVVERFAARIPTIGGTFIQMEDELAASICLQGAVWGGAKAFTVTSGPGFSLMMEHIGYAAMTETPCVFVNVQRGGPSTGLPTLPAQADMMQARWGSHGDYGIIALSPNSPQECFDLTVRAFNLSEKYRVPVMFMMDEVVGHMTEKVVIPEADKIEVEPRKHTTKTPRDYRPYEPDELGVPEMAHAGEGYRFHVTGLTHDERGYPAMTPETQDRLVKRLISKISNNVDDIAMWEEDGLENADVVVVSYGITSRVAQRAVDLARAQGLKVGKLRLITVWPFPEKKIKELAPKVKAFVVPELNLGQIKYEVERAADGKAKTILVGHAGGSVHRPERILEAIVEGAR from the coding sequence ATGAAAGCTGATCCAAAGGGCGTCCTGACGGGCGTCCATTTCATTGACGGAGACCACGCATGCTGTGAAGGAGCACTGGCAGCAGGGGCGCGGTTTTCCGCTGGATATCCAATTACGCCGTCAACGGAAGTCGTTGAGCGGTTCGCTGCCCGTATTCCAACCATCGGTGGGACGTTCATCCAGATGGAAGACGAACTGGCGGCTTCGATCTGCCTGCAAGGCGCGGTCTGGGGCGGAGCGAAGGCGTTTACAGTGACCTCGGGGCCGGGCTTTTCGCTGATGATGGAGCATATCGGCTACGCCGCCATGACGGAAACGCCGTGCGTGTTTGTGAACGTGCAACGCGGCGGACCTTCGACGGGCTTACCGACACTTCCAGCACAGGCCGACATGATGCAGGCACGCTGGGGTTCGCATGGCGACTACGGCATCATCGCGTTGTCGCCGAACTCGCCGCAGGAGTGCTTTGACCTGACGGTGAGAGCGTTCAATCTCTCGGAGAAGTACCGTGTCCCGGTAATGTTCATGATGGACGAAGTGGTGGGACACATGACCGAGAAGGTGGTGATTCCCGAGGCCGACAAGATCGAAGTGGAGCCACGGAAACACACGACGAAGACTCCACGCGATTACAGGCCTTACGAGCCGGATGAGCTTGGCGTGCCGGAAATGGCGCATGCAGGCGAAGGATACCGTTTCCACGTAACCGGACTGACGCACGATGAACGTGGTTATCCGGCGATGACGCCAGAGACACAGGACCGGCTGGTAAAGCGGCTGATTTCGAAGATTTCGAACAACGTCGACGACATCGCGATGTGGGAAGAGGACGGCCTGGAAAATGCCGACGTCGTGGTGGTGTCGTACGGGATCACCTCGCGCGTGGCACAGAGAGCAGTCGACCTGGCGAGGGCGCAGGGCCTGAAAGTCGGGAAGCTGCGGCTGATCACGGTTTGGCCGTTCCCGGAAAAGAAGATCAAGGAACTGGCGCCGAAGGTGAAGGCGTTCGTGGTACCCGAGTTGAACCTGGGCCAGATCAAGTACGAAGTAGAACGTGCCGCGGATGGAAAAGCGAAAACGATCCTGGTTGGACATGCGGGCGGAAGCGTGCATCGTCCGGAGAGAATTCTTGAGGCGATCGTGGAGGGAGCGCGATGA
- a CDS encoding protein-disulfide reductase DsbD domain-containing protein produces MLKRGLLLFLLFGIAVVACAQAPPTLVSLISDQSAAKPGSTVWVGIRFQLPSGWHTYWANPGDSGEPPKVQWVLPSGWTAGPIEWPAPSRMESPAGVDYGYHDAVTLLTRIKVPTSAKPGNMQLTANLSWLVCKDICVPQKTTATLPLRIGPAAVPNNDAKQIIADAKAKLPKAVPADWKMNVMRNPAQLLLNFMPGAKVSEAFFFPLEQQIIENAAPQKLSATSVRSQLALKRDSGSTAAPALKGVLVLDGSNAYAVNIPIKK; encoded by the coding sequence ATGCTCAAACGTGGCTTGCTCCTGTTTCTGCTGTTTGGCATAGCGGTGGTGGCCTGTGCGCAGGCGCCGCCAACCCTGGTATCACTCATCTCCGATCAGTCCGCGGCAAAACCCGGATCTACCGTTTGGGTCGGCATCCGTTTTCAACTTCCTTCCGGCTGGCACACCTATTGGGCTAACCCGGGCGATTCCGGCGAGCCCCCCAAAGTGCAATGGGTGCTTCCTTCAGGATGGACTGCTGGTCCCATTGAGTGGCCCGCGCCCTCGCGTATGGAGAGTCCCGCTGGCGTCGACTACGGTTATCACGACGCCGTCACCTTGTTGACTCGCATAAAAGTCCCAACTTCTGCCAAGCCTGGCAACATGCAATTAACCGCAAATCTAAGTTGGTTGGTCTGCAAGGACATCTGCGTACCACAAAAAACCACCGCTACCCTCCCGTTGCGGATCGGGCCGGCAGCGGTTCCTAACAATGACGCCAAGCAGATAATTGCCGACGCAAAGGCAAAGCTTCCTAAAGCCGTTCCCGCGGACTGGAAGATGAACGTGATGCGCAACCCTGCGCAACTTTTGTTGAACTTCATGCCGGGCGCGAAGGTGAGCGAGGCTTTCTTCTTTCCCCTGGAACAGCAGATCATCGAAAACGCTGCTCCGCAAAAACTCTCCGCTACTTCTGTTCGGTCGCAGCTTGCTTTAAAACGCGACTCTGGCTCGACCGCCGCCCCAGCGCTCAAGGGAGTACTTGTGCTCGACGGATCCAATGCCTACGCCGTCAATATCCCCATCAAGAAGTAG